The following are from one region of the Mytilus trossulus isolate FHL-02 unplaced genomic scaffold, PNRI_Mtr1.1.1.hap1 h1tg000234l__unscaffolded, whole genome shotgun sequence genome:
- the LOC134701226 gene encoding uncharacterized protein LOC134701226, producing MNIYSSILKLLYTSVFKLLMICVFYSLGQQSFSTDRRIFVGRNETVILNCTCFNKNESSWRVLKYPRVTAREIDAIDEPYIPYTEGLLLNPKLMNSNIDIVGDYKSGECNLIIRNFSNHDEGTYKCEYWKNGNIYIDTYHVQIRNPVVMEVTYTNFENQLTIDCKAKGGEPDNYTVNLWEHRSEFNEYIRSFEGGKLTFSELNSKDNSYENDGIYTCQATNGMIGAKRRLAQKGSILINNKVPPIFVSSNNEVQDGRYGQKINLTVILYNKFGRIQTYISKLNESLNISANQQLILTHELSHNVNITVSGIKVTFQMILDKDDDFTNYTIKACNEEGCNEFIVEIILSGHKKSECNNDWKCKTCGTNGHISKDCTAEFDKNSQADSDVSSEESDEASESESEKGEEIVLLQSTENLLDITHTEDISKNAELPTDTNNTNVPDQNPSELKSDETDQQHPEQCMKKKKKKKKTSKSPATTYGPLDKYLGTTMTTPQQKSSKRSATTPTDKLHDREIGSSKPRTSDHNT from the exons ATGAATATTTACAGCAGTATTCTGAAGTTGCTTTATACCagtgttttcaaattattgatgatatgtgtattttattcactag GACAACAGTCGTTTTCCACTGACAGAAGAATTTTCGTTGGCAGAAATGAAACTGTTATCCTTAACTGCACATGTTTTAATAAGAACGAAAGTTCTTGGCGAGTCCTGAAATACCCAAGAGTTACAGCAAGAGAAATAGATGCAATAGATGAACCTTACATACCATATACAGAAGGACTTTTACTCAATCCAAAACTGATGAACTCAAACATTGACATCGTTGGTGATTACAAAAGCGGTGAATGTAACCTCATTATTCGTAATTTTTCGAATCATGATGAAGGAACCTACAAATGTGAATATTGGAAAAATGGAAATATCTATATAGACACCTACCATGTGCAAATAAGGA atcCTGTGGTTATGGAAGTAACATATACTAATTTTGAGAACCAATTAACGATCGATTGTAAAGCTAAAGGAGGGGAGCCTGATAACTACACTGTTAACCTTTGGGAACATCGTTCTGaatttaatgaatatattcGGAGTTTTGAAGGCGGTAAATTAACTTTTTCAGAATTAAATAGTAAAGACAATTCGTACGAAAATGATGGTATTTATACGTGTCAAGCAACGAACGGTATGATTGGAGCAAAAAGGAGATTAGCACAGAAAGGGTCTATTCTCATCAACAATAAAG tccCACCAATATTTGTGAGTTCAAACAATGAAGTACAAGATGGACGATACGGTCAGAAGATTAATTTGACGGTGATTTTGTACAATAAGTTTGGCAGGatacaaacatatatttcaaaactaaatGAGTCTTTAAATATATCTGCAAACCAGCAGCTAATTCTTACGCATGAACTTTCCCACAATGTGAATATAACCGTATCTGGAATAAAAGTAACATTTCAGATGATATTGGATAAAGATGACGATTTTACTAACTACACAATCAAAGCTTGTAACGAAGAAGGATGTAATGAATTTATTGTTGAGATCATATTATCAG gtcataaaaaatcagaatgtaaCAATGACTGGAAGTGCAAGACGTGCGGTACAAATGGTCATATCTCTAAAGACTGCACAGCTGAGTTTGATAAGAACAGTCAAGCTGACTCAGATGTGTCGTCCGAAGAGTCAGATGAAGCAAGTGAATCTGAATCTGAGAAAGGTGAGGAGATTGTTCTATTACAATCTACCGAAAACTTATTAGACATAACACATACTGAGGACATCAGCAAAAATGCTGAACTTCCCACAGATACAAACAACACAAATGTACCAGACCAAAATCCATCTGAACTGAAGTCTGATGAAACAGATCAACAGCATCCTGAAcaatgcatgaaaaaaaaaaagaaaaagaaaaaaacatccaAATCACCAGCAACAACTTATGGTCCACTAGATAAGTACCTCGGGACAACCATGACAACCCCTCAGCAGAAATCATCCAAACGTTCCGCCACCACACCAACTGATAAGTTACATGACCGTGAGATTGGCTCATCAAAACCAAGGACATCTGACCATAACACATAA